Proteins co-encoded in one Merismopedia glauca CCAP 1448/3 genomic window:
- a CDS encoding AAA family ATPase: MQAIVFVGIQATGKSTFYSQNFANTHLRINLDMLKTRHREKRLLETCLEIQQPFVIDNTNPTPEDRKKYIEPAQHQGFQIIGYYFESKIADSIKRDRDRPLIQQIPEKGIRATHARLVLPSYAEGFAKLYYVQLLPEGGFTVKEWIDEV; this comes from the coding sequence GTGCAGGCGATCGTTTTTGTAGGTATCCAAGCAACTGGTAAATCAACCTTCTATAGCCAGAATTTTGCCAATACACATCTTCGCATCAACCTAGATATGCTCAAAACCAGACACCGAGAAAAACGACTATTAGAGACTTGTCTGGAGATCCAGCAACCATTTGTGATAGATAACACCAATCCTACACCTGAAGACCGGAAAAAGTATATAGAACCTGCTCAACATCAAGGTTTCCAAATAATCGGATATTATTTTGAGTCAAAGATAGCTGATTCAATTAAACGCGATCGCGATCGCCCATTGATACAACAAATACCCGAAAAAGGCATCAGGGCTACTCATGCTAGGTTAGTTTTACCCAGTTACGCTGAGGGTTTTGCCAAACTATACTACGTTCAGTTATTGCCTGAAGGAGGGTTTACAGTCAAGGAATGGATTGATGAAGTTTAA
- the purQ gene encoding phosphoribosylformylglycinamidine synthase subunit PurQ encodes MKFGVVVFPGSNCDRDVAYVTQDLLSVATRMVWHEETDISDLDVVVIPGGFSYGDYLRCGAIARFSPVMSKVVEHAEQGKLVLGICNGFQILTEIGLLPGALVRNENLHFICDRVSLQVERTNLPWTQAYQHHQIVNFPIAHGEGRYYADAETLAQLEANGQVVFRYHGTNPNGSLNNIAGICNAKGNVLGMMPHPERAADDILGGTDGLDLFEGVLAATANAQAKRHYVGVRSHLA; translated from the coding sequence ATGAAATTTGGCGTAGTAGTTTTTCCTGGTTCTAACTGCGATCGCGATGTGGCGTATGTTACTCAAGATCTACTTTCTGTAGCGACTCGGATGGTATGGCATGAAGAAACAGACATCAGCGATCTAGATGTGGTGGTGATTCCTGGCGGATTCAGCTATGGGGATTATTTGCGCTGTGGGGCGATCGCTCGCTTTTCTCCAGTGATGAGTAAGGTTGTGGAACACGCCGAACAAGGTAAGTTGGTCTTGGGAATCTGCAATGGGTTCCAAATTTTGACCGAAATAGGACTTTTGCCTGGAGCATTGGTCAGAAATGAGAATTTACACTTTATCTGCGATCGCGTTTCTCTTCAGGTGGAAAGAACCAACCTGCCTTGGACACAAGCATACCAACATCATCAAATAGTCAATTTTCCCATCGCTCATGGCGAAGGGCGTTACTATGCTGATGCTGAAACCCTGGCACAATTAGAAGCTAATGGTCAAGTAGTCTTTCGGTATCATGGTACAAATCCCAATGGTTCTTTAAATAACATTGCGGGGATTTGCAACGCTAAAGGTAACGTTTTAGGTATGATGCCACACCCAGAACGGGCTGCTGATGACATCTTAGGTGGAACTGATGGATTAGACTTGTTTGAGGGGGTTTTAGCCGCTACAGCCAATGCTCAAGCTAAACGCCACTATGTAGGAGTCAGAAGTCATTTGGCGTAG